A region of Deltaproteobacteria bacterium DNA encodes the following proteins:
- a CDS encoding FG-GAP repeat protein gives MYTKVGPGWVLSSTVTPSSPTVPEAFGYSLALDGDTLVVGAPSEVPPTMKGPYVGAAYVFRRQGGGWVQEARLTASDPTNYADFGWTVGVSGDTVVVGAPIHAHSFSPIEPPAPQTGGVYIFTRSQGAGGPVWTQSLELLPNDTQALQKFGRSVAWDGVHLAVGAMTDHPSGFRTGAVYVFTGGGASWTQRAKLWAADAKQFLVGSTTMSLGSGFGSALALDGGTLVAGADGDCDGGVYARGAAYVFSGAGSTWVQTAKLLGSVPGTHAALGSVLSVDQGRVLLGGRFNDMPQILTGEAYLFAPVAGVWTELLRLTASDTYVGQGFGHDVALQGNEAFVHAPDNNGPPFDEAVYIYTLSGLPSTDGGLASDGGGKPDGRPDAGPVDASPHDQAVADALLPDQTVVTGPDQAVVPPPDMGMMPPDQAVVPPPDKGVIAPDHAVVPPLDKGVIAPDKGVVANPDHGVAPTPDKGVTARDKGVVPNPDRGVMPPDARTDLGGCCSLDGAPVDIRADVIADPDAPPSDGRILDAAVANDLRSGASDGGSLDRSSAADARLGLDEGRRADHDGGCGSCSVPSVSQGTWAPWLASLWWWRHRRRKRVSAAANQAGKERGGSAS, from the coding sequence ATGTACACCAAGGTCGGCCCGGGCTGGGTGCTCTCGAGCACCGTGACGCCGTCAAGCCCGACCGTGCCGGAGGCCTTTGGGTACAGCCTGGCTCTAGACGGAGACACCTTGGTCGTCGGTGCGCCCAGTGAGGTTCCGCCCACGATGAAGGGTCCCTACGTCGGCGCGGCTTACGTCTTTCGACGCCAGGGCGGGGGCTGGGTCCAGGAGGCCCGCCTGACTGCGAGCGATCCGACGAACTACGCCGACTTCGGTTGGACGGTTGGCGTGTCGGGCGACACGGTGGTGGTGGGCGCTCCAATTCACGCGCACTCGTTCTCGCCGATCGAGCCCCCGGCCCCACAGACTGGCGGCGTCTACATCTTCACCCGCAGCCAGGGCGCCGGAGGCCCGGTCTGGACCCAGAGCCTCGAGCTCTTGCCGAACGACACCCAGGCGCTCCAGAAATTCGGCAGATCGGTGGCCTGGGATGGCGTGCACCTCGCGGTGGGAGCGATGACCGACCACCCATCGGGCTTTCGTACCGGCGCCGTCTACGTGTTCACCGGCGGCGGTGCGAGCTGGACGCAGCGAGCCAAGCTTTGGGCCGCCGACGCGAAGCAATTTCTCGTCGGGAGCACCACCATGAGCCTGGGCTCCGGCTTCGGGTCGGCTCTAGCCCTCGATGGTGGCACCCTCGTAGCCGGTGCCGACGGCGACTGTGACGGGGGGGTGTATGCCCGTGGCGCGGCGTATGTCTTCTCCGGAGCAGGCTCCACCTGGGTCCAGACGGCCAAGCTGCTCGGAAGTGTACCCGGAACCCACGCAGCCCTCGGCTCTGTGCTGAGCGTCGACCAGGGCCGCGTGCTGCTCGGCGGCAGGTTCAATGATATGCCCCAGATCCTCACCGGCGAAGCCTACCTCTTTGCCCCCGTCGCGGGCGTCTGGACCGAGCTCCTCAGGCTCACGGCGAGCGACACGTATGTCGGCCAGGGCTTTGGCCACGACGTGGCGCTCCAGGGCAATGAAGCCTTCGTCCACGCCCCCGACAACAACGGGCCTCCCTTCGACGAAGCGGTCTACATCTACACCCTCTCCGGGTTGCCCAGCACCGACGGTGGACTGGCGTCCGACGGAGGCGGCAAGCCTGACGGCAGGCCCGACGCCGGTCCTGTCGACGCCTCGCCGCATGACCAGGCGGTCGCCGACGCTTTGCTCCCCGACCAGACCGTCGTCACCGGTCCAGACCAGGCCGTGGTCCCCCCTCCCGACATGGGAATGATGCCTCCCGACCAAGCCGTGGTGCCCCCCCCGGACAAAGGGGTGATTGCTCCCGACCATGCCGTGGTGCCACCGCTGGACAAAGGGGTGATCGCGCCCGACAAGGGCGTCGTCGCGAATCCGGACCACGGCGTTGCTCCCACCCCTGACAAGGGAGTTACCGCACGCGACAAGGGTGTCGTCCCGAATCCAGACCGAGGAGTTATGCCGCCCGACGCGCGCACCGACCTCGGCGGCTGCTGCAGCCTCGATGGCGCCCCGGTCGATATTCGTGCGGACGTCATCGCCGACCCGGACGCACCGCCCTCGGACGGCCGCATCCTCGATGCAGCCGTGGCAAATGACCTGCGCAGCGGAGCGAGCGACGGCGGGAGCCTGGACCGTAGCTCTGCCGCTGACGCGCGCCTCGGTCTCGACGAAGGCCGACGCGCCGACCACGACGGAGGCTGCGGGAGCTGCAGTGTGCCAAGCGTTTCCCAGGGGACCTGGGCGCCGTGGCTTGCCTCGCTCTGGTGGTGGCGCCACCGTCGAAGGAAGCGGGTGAGCGCCGCAGCGAATCAGGCCGGAAAGGAGCGCGGCGGAAGCGCCTCCTGA